The Couchioplanes caeruleus sequence GTGGCCGGTGTCGGCCGGGCCGCCCACGCCGTTGACGACGTGGTCGATGGTGCCCGCGCTGAGATTCACGGTCATGATGTGGTGCAGCTTGACGCCCGGCCGCCGCGGGACCTCGAAGCCGTTCTCGGTGTGGATCGACGGGTTGTTCTGGTTGAACACGTAGACGCCGGCGCCGTGCAGGGTGTGGGTGCGTACCCGATCGCCGACCTTGTAGCCGGCGTAGCCTTCGACCGTCCCGTTCATCCAGTCCGCCTGCGTCGGCGGGTCGTACGGCAGCTCGTTCTGGTAGAGGATCGTCGTGCCGCGCTCGCCGTTCCAGGTCGTGTTGTAGCGCTGGAAGTGCTCGACGAACAGGCCCGTCGCCGTGACGTCGTCGCCGTTGACGACCGCGCCCTGCCGGCCGGTGTTGGTGCGCCAGCGCTGGGTGTCGCCGTTCACGCCCTCGGTGAAGCCCTCGACGCCGTGGTCGGCGCGCCACACCCAGGTGTGGTCGATGAGCACGTTGTCGCTGTTGACCTCGAGTGCCGTGTCGGTCTTGCCGATGTGCGGGCCGCCGACGCGGAAGTACACGTCGGACAGTGTCGTCGGGTTGTCCGGCGAGCTGATCCCGATGCCGTGCTTGCGGCCGACCCGCAACAGTGTCGTCGACTCCTCGGTGCCGGCGTCGATGGTCACGCCCGCGACGATGACGCCCGGCACGTCGGCGACGGTCAGCGGAGTCGCGCCGCCGACCGCGGTCAGGGTCGCGTGACCGATGCCCAGCACCACCGTGCCGGGACGCCACACGTCGATACTGCGGTCGATGTCGTACACGCCGGGGGTGAGCAGGAGATGCTTGCCGAGCGCGAGCTGGGCGTTGATCCGCCACACCGGGTCGGAGGGCCTGGCGACGAAGAAGGCGCTGAGCGGGAGCGTACGCCCGGCGGTCAGCCCCTCACCCCAGGACGTGC is a genomic window containing:
- a CDS encoding adenylyl cyclase, with the translated sequence MTTRPPGRRRPGRILAAGLALVTAGALTGTSASAAPALGAAPALGAGVTVFDPSMPVEQIQAVLDATHARQVDNEMGTDRYAYLFRPGTYGTAEKPLQIKVGYYTEISGLGASPSDVVINGKVEVYNRCLADGGTANCLALVNFWRTLSNLTINVNGAGQDGCRASANFWAVSQAVSLRRLDIKGGNLSLMDYCTAGPQYASGGFIADSALPDVVSGSQQQWLTRDSSVKSWSNGVWNQVFSGVEGAPDDATFPVPPYTTVARTPLSREKPYLFVDARGRYQVRVPSAHRGTAGTSWGEGLTAGRTLPLSAFFVARPSDPVWRINAQLALGKHLLLTPGVYDIDRSIDVWRPGTVVLGIGHATLTAVGGATPLTVADVPGVIVAGVTIDAGTEESTTLLRVGRKHGIGISSPDNPTTLSDVYFRVGGPHIGKTDTALEVNSDNVLIDHTWVWRADHGVEGFTEGVNGDTQRWRTNTGRQGAVVNGDDVTATGLFVEHFQRYNTTWNGERGTTILYQNELPYDPPTQADWMNGTVEGYAGYKVGDRVRTHTLHGAGVYVFNQNNPSIHTENGFEVPRRPGVKLHHIMTVNLSAGTIDHVVNGVGGPADTGHVGVPVYVNDYPAP